From one Acidibrevibacterium fodinaquatile genomic stretch:
- the istA gene encoding IS21 family transposase, translating into MRQIRQTLRLASDGISARAMGRMLGVARSTIQDNLKRAQAAGLAWPLPADLSDAVLEERLFARSGAPRGVRRRAEPVWSELVCELKRPGVNLMVLWEEYRAGHPEGYSYSRFCDLFREFEARLSPVMRQEHRAGDKVFVDYSGKKLGITDPATGIVRMAEIFVAVLGASNYTYAEASWTQTLPDWIGAHSRMFRFFGGVPRLIVPDNLKSGVNKASFYDPEINLSYGRMASHYGVGVLPARPRRPKDKAKVEAGVRFAQSYILGRLRQQTFFSLAEANQAIAGMVERINAHVMRRLGVSRRHLFETIERQALAALPETDHEFAEWGFARVSLDYHVEVCGFFYSVPHQLIRQQVDTRATERMVEIFHQGKRVAVHQRRYGGPRHGTAPEHMPSAHRRYAAWTPERFRSWGASIGPQTEGLIIAILANRPHPEQGFRTCLGILRLFKELDRPRAEAVAARAVAFGAFNYKSIASIIASKLDQTASPPDEAQAVLTHSNLRGAEYFH; encoded by the coding sequence ATGCGGCAGATACGACAAACCTTACGGCTGGCCAGTGACGGCATCAGCGCCAGGGCGATGGGGCGGATGCTGGGCGTGGCGCGGAGCACGATCCAGGACAATCTGAAGCGGGCGCAGGCAGCGGGGCTGGCGTGGCCGTTGCCGGCCGACCTCAGTGATGCGGTTTTGGAGGAGCGGCTGTTTGCCCGCAGCGGCGCGCCGCGGGGGGTGCGCCGGCGCGCCGAGCCGGTCTGGAGCGAGCTGGTCTGCGAGCTCAAGCGCCCGGGCGTGAACCTGATGGTGCTGTGGGAGGAATATCGCGCCGGGCATCCGGAAGGGTACAGCTACAGCCGGTTCTGCGATTTGTTCAGGGAGTTCGAGGCACGGCTGTCACCGGTCATGCGCCAGGAGCACCGGGCGGGCGACAAGGTGTTCGTCGATTATTCCGGCAAAAAGTTGGGCATCACCGATCCCGCAACTGGCATCGTGCGCATGGCGGAGATTTTTGTCGCGGTGCTGGGCGCGTCGAACTACACCTACGCGGAGGCGAGCTGGACCCAGACGCTGCCGGATTGGATCGGCGCGCATAGCCGCATGTTCCGGTTTTTTGGCGGCGTGCCGCGGCTGATCGTGCCGGATAATCTGAAGTCCGGCGTCAACAAGGCGTCGTTCTACGATCCAGAGATCAACCTGAGCTATGGCCGGATGGCCTCGCATTACGGTGTTGGTGTTTTGCCGGCCCGGCCGCGGCGCCCGAAGGACAAGGCGAAGGTGGAAGCCGGTGTCCGCTTTGCCCAGAGCTACATTCTGGGCCGGTTGCGCCAGCAGACTTTCTTCTCTCTGGCTGAAGCCAACCAGGCGATTGCCGGCATGGTGGAGCGGATCAACGCGCATGTCATGCGCAGGCTCGGCGTCAGCCGGCGGCATTTGTTCGAGACGATCGAACGCCAGGCTTTGGCGGCATTGCCAGAGACCGACCATGAGTTTGCGGAGTGGGGTTTTGCCCGCGTCTCGCTGGATTATCATGTCGAGGTCTGCGGCTTTTTCTACTCGGTGCCGCATCAGCTGATCCGCCAGCAAGTCGATACCCGCGCCACCGAGCGGATGGTTGAGATCTTCCACCAAGGCAAGCGGGTCGCGGTGCATCAGCGCCGCTATGGCGGTCCAAGGCACGGCACTGCCCCTGAGCATATGCCGAGCGCGCACCGGCGCTACGCCGCATGGACGCCGGAGCGGTTCCGCTCATGGGGCGCATCGATCGGCCCGCAGACCGAGGGGCTGATCATCGCCATCCTCGCCAACCGGCCGCATCCGGAACAGGGGTTTCGGACATGCCTTGGCATCCTGCGGCTGTTCAAGGAGTTGGACCGTCCGCGCGCCGAGGCGGTGGCGGCCCGAGCGGTCGCCTTTGGCGCGTTCAACTACAAGAGCATTGCCTCGATCATCGCCAGCAAGCTCGACCAGACGGCCAGCCCGCCAGATGAGGCGCAGGCGGTGCTGACCCACAGCAATCTGCGCGGCGCCGAATATTTTCACTGA
- a CDS encoding DUF7146 domain-containing protein, whose product MTTRAPSPAEISRMLAERMPSLVADLCPAARREGHLARIGSPDGEPGQSCAIHVGGARAGRWHDFASGQGGDALDLIAAVRRVDLREAMAWAHSWLGTGADLPLSREPAAPRPAPPAEDAEARRRSALKIWLAARASLAGTPAEAYLARRGIDLAELARAPRALRFHPGLWCREAGAHLPALVAAVIRGGDLCAIHRTYLAETQPGKWTKARLASPKRSLGSLAGGVIPLQRGASGRPLRAAPDGDAAVIGEGLETCLSIAIACPEFRVLCAVSLGNLCAADLPPAVTRIILAADNDVAPGAQKLLRRAAQNFIEQGREVRIARSPVGKDFNDCLKESQSQ is encoded by the coding sequence ATGACGACGCGCGCACCTTCGCCCGCGGAGATTTCCCGCATGCTTGCCGAGCGGATGCCGTCGCTTGTCGCTGATCTCTGCCCTGCCGCGCGGCGCGAGGGGCACCTCGCACGGATCGGGAGCCCGGACGGCGAGCCCGGGCAATCCTGCGCGATCCACGTTGGGGGCGCCCGTGCTGGTCGGTGGCACGATTTCGCCTCCGGCCAGGGCGGCGACGCTCTTGACCTCATCGCCGCCGTCCGCCGGGTGGACCTGCGCGAGGCGATGGCATGGGCGCATAGCTGGCTAGGCACCGGCGCTGATCTTCCCCTGTCGCGAGAGCCCGCGGCGCCGCGCCCGGCGCCTCCCGCAGAAGACGCCGAGGCGCGGCGGCGGAGCGCGCTGAAAATCTGGCTCGCCGCGCGCGCTTCGCTCGCCGGCACGCCGGCGGAAGCGTATCTTGCCCGGCGTGGCATAGACCTCGCGGAACTGGCGCGGGCGCCGCGCGCGCTGCGCTTTCACCCGGGCCTTTGGTGCCGGGAGGCAGGCGCGCATCTCCCGGCCCTCGTCGCCGCCGTCATTCGCGGGGGCGACCTATGCGCAATTCATCGCACCTATCTCGCGGAAACGCAGCCCGGCAAGTGGACAAAGGCACGGCTCGCGAGCCCGAAGCGGAGCCTCGGCTCGCTCGCGGGGGGCGTCATTCCGCTTCAGCGCGGCGCCTCCGGCAGGCCGCTGCGCGCGGCGCCGGACGGCGACGCAGCGGTGATCGGCGAAGGGCTCGAAACCTGCCTTTCCATCGCCATCGCGTGCCCTGAATTCCGTGTTCTCTGCGCGGTCAGCCTCGGGAATCTGTGCGCGGCCGACCTCCCCCCGGCGGTGACGCGCATCATCCTCGCGGCGGACAATGACGTTGCGCCGGGCGCGCAAAAGCTGCTGCGCCGCGCAGCCCAGAACTTCATCGAACAAGGCCGGGAGGTGCGGATCGCCCGCTCGCCCGTCGGCAAAGATTTCAACGACTGCCTGAAAGAAAGTCAAAGCCAATGA
- a CDS encoding DUF927 domain-containing protein, giving the protein MSEDAISITEARKRRNAKAGVRRAVEAAPVADPAAAADAEARSAARFTMTADGLYKNVPGKLPERICDHFDVLGETTEPASKAWGLLIAFRDRDMREVQYVAGRDAFTGESLELTRALARLGFSIRPGRTAANALAEYLFSIQSVKRAFIVAQSGWHLIDNARLFVLPDFVAGDGERRVIHQSRLSGVSPFATAGTLEAWRDNVAALAVGNSRLTLSISCAFAGLLLDLVGEDGGIVHLRGHAKSGKTTCLRAAASVWGYPGAGRRTSFMRTWRATSVGLEEIAAMHSDTFLPLDELGAADGRDVGDVVYFLSSGQGRARGSRGGGLREPLYFRVMSLSSGEIGLADKMEEAAKGTRAGQEIRLLDLDAVADREIGAFETLHGAPSLAAFAAALVRGAVENHGQAGPAFADYLIKRLRDDPAFGPGLADDASALAATWLGNVPNVGAQVATAARRFALVAIAGSLATKAGLTGWGAPAAREAAHKCFLAWLDGRGFAGSREDEDAISRLRAFCQTHGKARFEEWPEPRGAQAEFEAPEDLRGDRVQVHNRAGWRRWMHNDDGGQSWRYYLTAPAMREALAGLDYRRSLQVLAERGFVGIDKDRKPGGTVRVPGYDTQRLYMVFPKLFADARE; this is encoded by the coding sequence ATGAGCGAAGACGCGATCAGCATCACTGAAGCAAGGAAACGCCGCAACGCAAAGGCCGGGGTGCGGCGCGCGGTGGAAGCGGCGCCCGTCGCCGACCCCGCGGCGGCCGCCGACGCAGAGGCGCGCAGCGCCGCGCGCTTCACGATGACCGCGGACGGCCTGTATAAAAACGTGCCTGGCAAGCTTCCCGAAAGAATCTGCGATCATTTCGACGTTCTCGGAGAGACCACGGAGCCGGCAAGCAAAGCTTGGGGTCTCCTCATCGCTTTTCGTGACCGCGACATGCGCGAGGTGCAATACGTTGCCGGGCGCGACGCATTCACTGGCGAAAGCCTCGAACTCACCCGCGCATTGGCGCGGCTCGGCTTTAGCATTCGCCCCGGCCGCACGGCGGCGAACGCGCTGGCGGAGTATCTTTTCTCAATCCAATCGGTGAAGCGTGCTTTTATCGTTGCGCAAAGCGGCTGGCATCTTATCGATAACGCCCGGCTGTTCGTGCTGCCGGACTTCGTCGCCGGCGACGGGGAAAGGCGGGTGATCCATCAATCACGTTTGAGCGGCGTCTCGCCCTTCGCCACGGCCGGCACGCTCGAAGCTTGGCGCGACAATGTCGCGGCGCTCGCCGTCGGTAATTCTCGCCTTACTTTGTCGATTTCGTGCGCCTTTGCCGGGCTTCTGCTCGACCTGGTTGGCGAAGATGGCGGCATCGTCCATCTCCGCGGTCACGCGAAAAGCGGTAAAACCACATGTCTCCGCGCTGCCGCCTCGGTGTGGGGATATCCCGGCGCCGGGCGCCGAACGAGCTTCATGCGCACCTGGCGCGCGACCTCGGTCGGTCTCGAGGAAATCGCCGCCATGCATTCCGACACGTTTTTGCCGCTCGACGAGCTCGGCGCGGCTGACGGGCGAGACGTCGGGGACGTGGTCTATTTTCTCTCCTCCGGCCAGGGTCGCGCGCGCGGCAGCCGCGGCGGCGGCTTGCGCGAGCCGCTTTATTTCCGCGTCATGTCCCTCTCGTCGGGGGAAATCGGCCTTGCCGACAAAATGGAGGAGGCAGCCAAGGGCACGCGCGCCGGCCAGGAAATTCGCCTGCTCGATCTCGACGCGGTCGCCGACCGGGAAATTGGCGCGTTCGAGACCCTGCACGGGGCGCCCTCTCTCGCCGCTTTTGCCGCCGCTCTTGTCCGCGGCGCCGTGGAAAACCACGGGCAAGCCGGCCCGGCGTTCGCAGACTATTTGATCAAGCGGCTCCGCGACGATCCCGCCTTTGGTCCGGGCTTGGCGGACGACGCAAGCGCGCTTGCCGCGACCTGGCTGGGAAACGTCCCGAACGTGGGGGCGCAGGTTGCGACCGCGGCGCGCCGCTTCGCATTGGTCGCCATTGCCGGGAGCCTGGCAACGAAGGCCGGGCTCACCGGCTGGGGCGCGCCGGCGGCGCGGGAGGCCGCGCATAAATGCTTTCTCGCATGGCTTGACGGGCGCGGGTTTGCCGGCAGCCGTGAGGACGAAGACGCGATTTCGCGTCTCCGCGCCTTCTGCCAGACTCATGGCAAAGCTCGCTTCGAGGAATGGCCCGAGCCGCGTGGCGCGCAAGCGGAATTCGAGGCGCCGGAGGATCTGCGCGGAGACCGGGTGCAAGTCCATAACCGTGCCGGCTGGCGGCGCTGGATGCACAACGACGACGGCGGCCAATCTTGGCGCTATTACCTCACCGCGCCGGCGATGCGCGAGGCGCTGGCGGGCCTCGATTATCGGCGCTCGCTTCAGGTGTTGGCTGAGCGCGGCTTCGTCGGCATCGACAAAGATCGCAAACCCGGCGGAACTGTGCGCGTGCCGGGATACGACACGCAACGCCTCTATATGGTTTTCCCGAAGCTTTTTGCGGATGCCCGCGAGTAA
- a CDS encoding recombinase family protein codes for MLIGYARVSTQDQNLDLQRAALAQAGCERVVEDKAGGTREDRPGLANALDLLRAGDTLVVWKLDRLGRSVSQLVSVTLQLRDRDVHFRSLTEAIDTGTAAGRFFFHVMASLAEMEREMIVERTRAGLAAARAAGRVGGRKRKMTPSKMDAARTLLGSGVRPREVAKNLGVSLPTLYRWLPASSA; via the coding sequence ATGCTGATCGGCTATGCGCGGGTTTCGACGCAGGATCAAAATCTCGATCTCCAACGCGCGGCGCTGGCGCAAGCCGGGTGCGAGCGGGTCGTCGAAGATAAGGCCGGGGGCACCCGAGAGGATCGCCCCGGCCTCGCCAACGCCTTGGACCTTCTGCGCGCCGGCGATACGCTGGTAGTCTGGAAGCTCGACCGTCTCGGCCGCAGCGTCTCGCAGCTCGTCAGCGTGACGCTTCAGTTACGTGACCGGGACGTGCATTTCCGCAGCCTGACCGAGGCGATCGACACCGGCACCGCGGCCGGCCGGTTCTTCTTTCACGTGATGGCGAGCCTCGCCGAGATGGAACGCGAGATGATCGTCGAGCGCACCCGCGCCGGGCTCGCGGCGGCGCGCGCCGCCGGCCGCGTTGGCGGCCGCAAGCGCAAGATGACGCCGAGCAAGATGGACGCCGCGCGCACGCTGCTCGGGTCCGGCGTGCGGCCGCGGGAAGTCGCAAAAAACCTCGGCGTGTCTTTGCCAACGCTTTATCGCTGGCTGCCCGCATCCTCGGCATAA
- a CDS encoding DUF927 domain-containing protein: protein MAATIDLAEARSARRAQSALQAAVAAAEATTGERYRLTGDGLLRLRPGGFPELVCGRIDVLGNAYDPEARASGMLVRFLDRNREEVRLVVPHRLFRRSPFDLARLLARRGFTVRPSRAAARAVKAYLAAFGEPESDPSGRAC from the coding sequence ATGGCGGCGACGATCGATCTTGCGGAGGCGCGCAGCGCGCGGCGCGCTCAGAGCGCTCTTCAGGCAGCCGTGGCGGCGGCCGAGGCAACCACCGGGGAGCGCTACCGGCTGACCGGCGACGGGCTGCTCCGCCTTCGCCCTGGTGGGTTTCCCGAGCTGGTTTGCGGCCGCATCGACGTGCTCGGCAACGCTTACGACCCCGAGGCGCGCGCCTCGGGGATGCTGGTCCGGTTCCTTGACCGAAACCGCGAGGAGGTGCGCCTTGTGGTGCCGCACCGCCTCTTCCGCCGGTCTCCCTTCGATCTCGCCCGGCTGCTCGCCCGGCGCGGCTTTACTGTGCGCCCAAGCCGAGCCGCCGCACGGGCAGTGAAAGCCTATCTCGCGGCGTTCGGCGAGCCGGAGAGCGATCCGTCGGGGCGCGCATGCTGA
- a CDS encoding S8 family peptidase has translation MKEYPLLPVPKPGRDKRPNGGGGGSSIQTPSRARQRERLGPAFQRLQNIFDQKRDPVALREDPLGIAPERALVFEMAGSIDDFSAAVARIDGLDFLADEELILEPDDDFGVIEKRKGRAPGIRDDKPIAGRLYMAMPDVQALQHLLSLWRRYEAGEEPPFGFAPWFDVFKKLRTLRAWGPKDRVPGETIRYLEEELAAQGADGIVRVEVELWYAATAAKRSAIQASFSRAIAAAEGVIVDQSEIAEIGYVGRLVDLPAAEVQRLINREEVSLAICDDIMMVRPQSTVQFPIEGEPLDDKAPPPPEPARLLPPIAAVFDAMPVQNHALLAGRLVLDDPDDFDAMSVVAERRHGTEMASLILHGDRSLGEEPLSRPVYFRPVLYAPGGGGNERPLRDRLLLDLIYRAVLRMKEGDDEGEATGPAVFIVNLSLGDRNRPFTGPMSPWGRLLDYLADRYGILFLVSAGNVIEPLVVPDFAGLIEFEKVSAPDREAAILRALGAQQAMRTLLSPAESLNAVTVGAWHEDGAPPIKVEGIFSPFADKPGPNISSALGLGHRKVVKPDIFMPGGRELVRAAPNGGTGVRLDIVRPGRLYGLRCAVPDARGDLTREGYSSGTSAATALATRAAHRIFEALSDPDNGNLLEDVDPAFYGVIVKAMLVHRAQWGSIGELLDLTWQPQGQGTHVVRRDGIARLLGYGRPAIHEAMECAVNRATMIGYGEIPADEQAALYRIPLPPSLERVRKPRALTVSLAWFSPVNIRHRAYRRAKLEVAPDSPEAGFGVRRVAGQPSDKAVPRGSLFHVRYAGERAVAFVDGNTLALRVFCREQGGALDQSIRYGLAVTIEAGEAVRVYDEVRQALRIRARP, from the coding sequence GTGAAAGAATACCCCCTTCTGCCGGTTCCGAAGCCGGGGCGTGACAAGCGGCCGAATGGCGGCGGCGGTGGAAGCAGTATTCAGACGCCCTCACGTGCCCGGCAACGCGAACGGCTCGGCCCCGCCTTCCAACGGCTCCAAAATATCTTCGATCAGAAGCGCGACCCGGTAGCCTTGCGTGAAGACCCGCTCGGGATCGCGCCAGAGCGTGCGCTTGTTTTCGAGATGGCGGGCTCAATCGACGATTTCAGCGCTGCGGTCGCCCGGATCGATGGTCTCGATTTTCTGGCGGATGAGGAGTTGATCCTCGAGCCGGATGACGATTTTGGGGTGATAGAGAAGCGCAAGGGGCGGGCGCCGGGTATTCGCGACGACAAACCGATCGCCGGCCGACTCTATATGGCGATGCCTGATGTTCAGGCGCTACAGCACTTACTCTCGCTGTGGCGAAGGTATGAGGCAGGCGAAGAACCACCTTTTGGCTTCGCGCCCTGGTTCGACGTTTTCAAGAAGCTGCGCACGCTGCGCGCTTGGGGGCCAAAGGACCGGGTTCCGGGCGAGACGATTCGTTATCTCGAAGAAGAGCTGGCCGCGCAGGGCGCGGACGGCATTGTGCGCGTGGAAGTCGAACTCTGGTATGCCGCCACAGCCGCCAAACGCAGCGCAATACAGGCGAGTTTCTCGCGGGCGATCGCAGCAGCCGAGGGCGTGATCGTTGACCAGTCCGAGATCGCTGAGATCGGCTATGTGGGCCGTCTGGTGGACCTTCCGGCCGCGGAGGTGCAACGGCTGATCAATCGGGAAGAAGTCAGCTTGGCGATCTGCGACGACATTATGATGGTGCGGCCGCAATCGACTGTCCAGTTTCCTATCGAGGGCGAGCCGCTTGACGACAAAGCCCCTCCGCCGCCCGAGCCAGCACGGCTGTTGCCTCCCATCGCCGCCGTGTTCGACGCGATGCCGGTGCAGAACCATGCACTACTGGCCGGGCGCCTCGTGCTGGATGATCCTGATGATTTCGACGCGATGAGCGTGGTCGCGGAACGCCGGCATGGGACGGAGATGGCATCCTTAATTCTGCATGGTGATCGCAGTCTCGGGGAGGAGCCGTTGTCCCGGCCGGTTTATTTCCGGCCCGTACTCTATGCGCCGGGCGGCGGCGGCAATGAACGCCCGCTGCGCGACCGGCTGCTGCTGGACTTGATCTATCGGGCAGTCCTCCGGATGAAGGAGGGCGATGACGAGGGTGAGGCGACCGGGCCGGCTGTGTTCATCGTCAACCTGTCGCTCGGGGATCGGAATCGGCCGTTCACGGGACCGATGAGCCCGTGGGGGCGCTTGCTTGACTATCTCGCGGATAGATACGGCATCTTGTTCCTGGTCAGTGCTGGTAACGTGATTGAACCGCTTGTCGTCCCCGATTTTGCCGGACTGATCGAGTTCGAGAAGGTCTCGGCGCCGGACCGGGAGGCGGCTATCCTTCGCGCGCTGGGGGCGCAGCAAGCAATGCGCACGCTGTTATCTCCAGCGGAATCGCTGAATGCGGTCACCGTCGGTGCTTGGCACGAGGACGGCGCGCCGCCGATAAAAGTCGAGGGAATTTTTTCGCCTTTCGCTGATAAGCCCGGCCCCAATATCTCCTCGGCGCTCGGGCTCGGGCACCGGAAGGTCGTCAAGCCGGACATCTTCATGCCCGGAGGCCGGGAGTTGGTTAGAGCCGCACCAAATGGCGGGACCGGCGTTAGACTGGATATCGTGAGGCCAGGACGGCTTTATGGTTTGCGCTGCGCTGTGCCGGATGCCCGGGGAGACCTAACCCGGGAGGGCTACAGTTCTGGGACCAGCGCCGCGACGGCGCTAGCCACGCGGGCGGCACATAGGATCTTCGAGGCGCTCTCCGATCCGGACAATGGCAATCTGTTGGAGGATGTCGATCCGGCCTTCTACGGGGTGATCGTCAAGGCGATGTTGGTGCATCGGGCACAATGGGGCAGCATCGGTGAACTGCTCGATCTGACTTGGCAGCCGCAAGGGCAGGGAACTCATGTTGTGCGCCGGGATGGCATTGCCCGGCTGTTGGGCTACGGCCGACCGGCGATTCATGAGGCTATGGAATGCGCCGTGAACCGCGCGACGATGATCGGCTATGGCGAGATTCCGGCCGATGAGCAGGCAGCCCTATATCGCATTCCGCTTCCGCCAAGTCTTGAGCGCGTGCGTAAACCGCGCGCACTGACGGTCTCGCTGGCTTGGTTCTCGCCGGTGAATATCCGGCATAGGGCTTATCGCCGGGCAAAGCTGGAAGTTGCTCCGGACAGTCCGGAGGCCGGCTTCGGTGTGAGGCGGGTGGCCGGGCAGCCTTCAGACAAAGCGGTGCCGCGGGGATCGCTGTTTCACGTCCGCTACGCCGGCGAGCGTGCCGTTGCATTTGTAGACGGCAATACGCTCGCGCTACGGGTCTTCTGCCGCGAGCAGGGTGGCGCACTTGATCAATCAATCCGCTATGGCCTCGCGGTCACCATCGAGGCCGGAGAGGCGGTGCGGGTCTACGATGAAGTGCGCCAAGCCCTCCGCATCCGCGCCAGGCCTTAG
- a CDS encoding AAA family ATPase yields MARSDLLISLVKAGSSGDSRSVRATAEALIAEEKAKSHNVLADRLAKALHVNGNGHRPNAPAILGAGAGRQREFLLELTPEKRIEDLVLSELNRRACEELIEEQQRASVLRAHSLEPRHRILLSGPPGNGKTSLAEAIAEALALPFFVVRYDAMIGSYLGETAARLRRVFDYVRTTPCVLFFDEFDAVGKERGDEHETGEIKRVVTSLLMQMDDLPSYAVVVAATNHSELLDRAVWRRFQLRLSLKAPTRAELTAYFQRFVDRMEEPLGRSPGMIVKALGAISYAEAEEFCLDVRRRHVLAMGETPLRKIVEERLKMWNAKTSPHAREDAARERIPPSAGSEAGA; encoded by the coding sequence ATGGCAAGGAGTGATCTGCTCATTTCGCTAGTGAAGGCGGGATCGAGCGGCGACTCGCGAAGTGTCCGCGCGACTGCCGAGGCGCTCATCGCCGAGGAAAAGGCTAAAAGCCACAATGTTCTCGCGGATCGCCTGGCGAAGGCATTGCATGTGAACGGCAATGGCCATCGACCTAACGCGCCGGCGATTCTTGGCGCAGGCGCTGGTCGGCAAAGGGAATTTCTCCTTGAGCTGACACCAGAGAAACGGATCGAAGATTTGGTCCTTTCAGAATTGAACCGACGCGCCTGTGAGGAATTGATCGAGGAACAACAGCGTGCCTCGGTGCTCAGGGCGCATTCTCTCGAACCCCGTCATCGCATATTACTTTCCGGACCACCCGGAAACGGCAAGACGTCGCTCGCCGAGGCGATTGCAGAGGCATTGGCGCTTCCGTTCTTCGTCGTCCGCTATGACGCGATGATCGGGAGCTATCTCGGCGAGACGGCGGCCCGGCTAAGGCGCGTGTTCGACTACGTGCGGACAACGCCCTGCGTTCTGTTTTTCGACGAGTTCGATGCCGTCGGCAAGGAGCGCGGCGATGAACATGAGACGGGCGAAATCAAACGCGTCGTGACCTCTTTACTAATGCAAATGGACGATCTCCCCAGCTACGCGGTCGTTGTAGCGGCAACGAACCACAGCGAACTGCTGGATCGCGCCGTCTGGCGCCGGTTCCAGCTCCGGCTATCGCTGAAGGCCCCGACACGGGCCGAATTGACGGCTTATTTCCAGCGCTTTGTCGACCGCATGGAAGAACCCCTGGGTCGTTCGCCCGGCATGATCGTCAAGGCACTTGGCGCGATCAGCTATGCTGAGGCGGAGGAGTTCTGTCTCGATGTCCGTCGCCGACATGTCCTGGCCATGGGAGAAACGCCGCTGAGAAAGATCGTCGAGGAACGGCTGAAAATGTGGAATGCCAAAACCTCGCCGCATGCTCGGGAGGACGCTGCGCGTGAAAGAATACCCCCTTCTGCCGGTTCCGAAGCCGGGGCGTGA
- a CDS encoding helix-turn-helix domain-containing protein — protein sequence MTRVKARLREDGRVARLLADGSEAPVAPQADWSRIDATTEDDIARHQTEDDAEAREDAAAWARHVRHKVGLSQDAFAARLGLPVATVRNWEQGKRLPRGPARALLRILAKAPEAALAALTPD from the coding sequence ATGACGAGGGTTAAAGCACGCTTGCGGGAAGATGGCCGCGTGGCGCGCCTGCTCGCCGATGGCAGCGAGGCCCCGGTCGCGCCCCAAGCGGATTGGTCCCGCATCGACGCCACGACCGAGGACGATATCGCCCGCCATCAGACCGAGGACGACGCGGAGGCGCGCGAGGATGCCGCCGCTTGGGCGCGCCACGTCCGGCACAAAGTGGGGCTGTCACAAGACGCTTTCGCCGCACGTTTAGGCTTGCCGGTCGCGACCGTCCGGAACTGGGAGCAAGGCAAACGCCTCCCGCGCGGCCCGGCGCGTGCCCTGCTTCGGATCCTCGCCAAGGCACCGGAAGCCGCCCTCGCGGCCCTCACCCCCGACTGA
- a CDS encoding BrnT family toxin: MEFEWNAAKSEKCRRERGFSFADVLPAFADPGRRVEPDHRFDYGEPRFRLFGRVAGRLFVIVYTPRAGRWRIISARKASEKERKHHDEG, from the coding sequence ATGGAGTTCGAATGGAACGCCGCCAAGAGCGAGAAATGCCGGCGCGAGCGCGGATTTTCCTTCGCGGACGTGCTGCCCGCTTTCGCCGATCCCGGGCGACGGGTCGAACCGGATCACCGCTTTGACTACGGGGAGCCTCGATTTCGGCTCTTTGGCCGCGTGGCGGGGCGCCTCTTTGTCATCGTCTACACCCCGCGCGCCGGACGCTGGCGCATCATCTCGGCCCGCAAGGCGAGCGAGAAGGAAAGGAAGCACCATGACGAGGGTTAA
- a CDS encoding CHRD domain-containing protein: MAKEVSRRAFFGILGAVGVGLGGVRLARAAAMSFDVKLSGAEQVPPVMTKGSGVAHLTYDPASRKLTWNVTYENLSSEVTMAHFHGPAGAGKNAGVKLWLSKKGSAVTGPITGEATLSEADAKELMAGEWYINVHTKDHPGGEIRGQVVPGGM, encoded by the coding sequence ATGGCGAAGGAAGTGTCTCGGCGGGCGTTTTTCGGCATCCTCGGTGCGGTTGGCGTTGGTCTCGGCGGGGTTAGGCTCGCGCGGGCGGCGGCGATGTCGTTTGACGTCAAGCTCAGCGGTGCCGAGCAGGTACCGCCGGTCATGACGAAAGGCAGCGGGGTCGCGCATCTCACCTATGATCCGGCGAGCCGCAAGCTGACCTGGAACGTGACCTACGAGAATCTTTCCAGCGAAGTGACGATGGCGCATTTCCATGGCCCTGCCGGCGCGGGCAAGAATGCCGGGGTGAAGCTGTGGCTGAGCAAGAAGGGCAGCGCCGTCACCGGCCCGATCACCGGCGAGGCGACACTCTCCGAGGCTGACGCCAAGGAGCTGATGGCGGGCGAGTGGTATATCAACGTCCACACCAAGGATCATCCCGGCGGCGAAATCCGCGGCCAAGTGGTTCCCGGCGGGATGTGA